The following nucleotide sequence is from Paraburkholderia flava.
CGATCAGGCCGATGATCTGTCCGGCCCGCACGTCGAAGCTCACGTCGTTGACTGCAACGAGGCCGCCGAACTGCTTGCGTGCTTTGCTCACTGTCAGCAGCGGCTCGCCGGTGGTCGGCTTGCTGCGTTGCGGCAATGGATCCGCATGATCGGGAACATGGGCTCGCGGCCCGCGAGGAAACAACCGCGCGACGTACGGCCATACGCCCTGCCGCGCGTACTGCAACAGCAGCACCATCAGGATGCCGAAGACGATCACCTCGAAATTGCCGTTCTCGCCAAGCAGCTTCGGGAGCAGCGTCTGCAGATAGTCCTGCAGGATCGTGAGAATCGCCGCACCGAGCACTGCGCCCCACACGTGCGCGACTCCGCCGACGACAGCCATGAACAGGAACTCGATACCGTGATTCAGTCCGAACGGCGTCGGATTCACCGCCCGCTGCAAGTGCGCGTAGAGAAAGCCGGAGATCGACGCCAGCACTGCCGCGTAGACGAAGATCACGACGCGCATCCAAGCCGTATTCACGCCCATCGCTTCGGCCATCATCCCGCCGCCGCGCAGCGCCCGGATCGCTCGACCCGGACGACTATTAAGCAGATTCTGAACAGACACGACGGCGCCCAGCACCACAACCCAGATCAGGTAATAGATATGGCGCCCCGACTCGAGATCGATGCCCAGCACGTTGAGCACGGGAATGCCGTTGATGCCGTCGTACTTGCCGAGCAGATCGAGATTGCCGAACAGGAAGAACAGCGCGAGCCCCCAGGCGATCGTACCGAGCGGCAGGAAGTGGCCCGACAGCCGCATCGTCACCATACCAAGCGCCAGTGCAATCAACGCAGTGAGCAGCACGCCGACGATCAGCGCGAGCCACGGCGACACACCGAACTGCGTGGTCAGATAAGCCGTCGTGTAGGCCCCGACGCCGACGAACGCCGCCTGCCCGAAGCTCGTCATCCCGCCGATGCCCGTCAGCAGCACGAGCCCAATCGCGACGATCGAATACAGCCCGATGTAGTTGAGCAGCGTCACCCAGTATTCGGGGATGCGGATCGGCTGCGGCAGTACCGGCAGCGCAAACATCACGATGAGAAAGAGCCAGAAAAAACGGTTCCGCAGAATTCGTTTCATCGCGTCACTCCTCGTCCTCTTCCGCGTGCGGGCTCGCGAGACTGCGCCACAGCAACACGGGGATGATCAACGTGAACACGATCACTTCCTTGTACGCACTCGCCCAGAACGACGAATAGGATTCGAGCAGACCCACCAGCACGGACCCCGCAGCCGCGAGCGGATAGCTCACCAGCCCGCCGATGATCGCGCCCACGAAGCCCTTCAGACCGATCAGGAAACCGGAGTCGTAGTAGATCGTCGTGAGCGGTGCGACCAGAATGCCGCACAGCGCACCGAGCCCGGCCGCGAGCGTGAACGCGAGCCGCCCGGCCTGCGTGGTGCCGATACCGACGAGCCGCGCGCCCAGCCGGTTCACCGACGTCGCGCGCAGCGCCTTGCCGGAAATCGTGCGATCGAAGTACAGGTACAGCACGCCGATCAACACGATCGCCGTGCCGACCACCCAGATGCTCTGCCCCGAGATCGTCAGGCTGCCTAAGTTAAATGTCGCATCGGAGAACGCGTTGGTCCGCGACCCCTCCGCGCCGAACATCACGAGCCCGAGGCCGACCATCGCGAAGTGCACCGCCACCGCGACGATCAGCAGCAGCAACGTCGTCGCTTCGGCGATCGGTTCATACGCGAGCCGATAGACGAACGGTCCCATCGGAATCACGATCAGCAGCGTCAACGCAATCTGCACGATCATCGGCAACGGATGCATGAACATGCCGCGCGTCACCGCATACACCGCAACCGGAAACAGCAGGTACTTGCCCGCGAGCACAGCGAGCGTGCGAGCCGCATGCCGACGCCGCTCCGCATGTCGAGCGAGCCCCGCGACTTCGGCGACGAAGCATGCGACGCCCATCGCGATCAGCAGCCAGCAGGTCGCCGGAAATTTCTGTGTCTGCAGTGCGGCGAGCGTGAGCGCGCCGTACGAAACGAATTCGCCCTGCGGAATAAAGATCACCCGCGTCACGGAGAACACCAGCACGAGTGCCAGCGCGAGCAGCGCATAGATGGCACCGGTGGTGATCCCGTCCTGCGCGAGGATCGCCGCAATTGATAGATCCATACTTCCTCTTCGTGTGTTGCCGGACCGCATGTCGCTATCGGACGAGCGCAATGCGGCACATCCGCCGCACCGCGAACCGGCGGGCGGATGTCATTGTCGTTGATCAGAAAGACGGCGCGATGTGAAACCCCGCGCGCCGTCGTGATGCAAAAGACAAGC
It contains:
- a CDS encoding ABC transporter permease subunit, with the protein product MKRILRNRFFWLFLIVMFALPVLPQPIRIPEYWVTLLNYIGLYSIVAIGLVLLTGIGGMTSFGQAAFVGVGAYTTAYLTTQFGVSPWLALIVGVLLTALIALALGMVTMRLSGHFLPLGTIAWGLALFFLFGNLDLLGKYDGINGIPVLNVLGIDLESGRHIYYLIWVVVLGAVVSVQNLLNSRPGRAIRALRGGGMMAEAMGVNTAWMRVVIFVYAAVLASISGFLYAHLQRAVNPTPFGLNHGIEFLFMAVVGGVAHVWGAVLGAAILTILQDYLQTLLPKLLGENGNFEVIVFGILMVLLLQYARQGVWPYVARLFPRGPRAHVPDHADPLPQRSKPTTGEPLLTVSKARKQFGGLVAVNDVSFDVRAGQIIGLIGPNGAGKSTTFNLVTGVLQATSGEITFRGERIDSLNARDIVKRGIGRTFQHVKLLSGMTVLENVAIGAHLRGHAGVWRSVVRLNEAEEGRLMAEAARQIRRVGLEQHMYEEAGSLALGQQRILEIARALCCDPTLLLLDEPAAGLRYQEKQQLATLLRKLKEEGMSVLLVEHDMDFVMNLTDRLVVMEFGTRIAEGLPEDVQKDPAVLEAYLGGVE
- a CDS encoding branched-chain amino acid ABC transporter permease, whose amino-acid sequence is MDLSIAAILAQDGITTGAIYALLALALVLVFSVTRVIFIPQGEFVSYGALTLAALQTQKFPATCWLLIAMGVACFVAEVAGLARHAERRRHAARTLAVLAGKYLLFPVAVYAVTRGMFMHPLPMIVQIALTLLIVIPMGPFVYRLAYEPIAEATTLLLLIVAVAVHFAMVGLGLVMFGAEGSRTNAFSDATFNLGSLTISGQSIWVVGTAIVLIGVLYLYFDRTISGKALRATSVNRLGARLVGIGTTQAGRLAFTLAAGLGALCGILVAPLTTIYYDSGFLIGLKGFVGAIIGGLVSYPLAAAGSVLVGLLESYSSFWASAYKEVIVFTLIIPVLLWRSLASPHAEEDEE